The proteins below are encoded in one region of Macrococcus armenti:
- a CDS encoding helix-turn-helix domain-containing protein, whose amino-acid sequence MLKVNLKKILKERGITLSEVSEGTGISLRGLSAFQNQKTDGVKYNTIDAICDYLNIEVSDLIKRYDNIYNLSCNIDIRDFDTKTNVKYGEKDNINGKLTISNEIEMYVLKFSFKISFEYSNSDFIDLAIYLYDLEKPKNLPKHLEDFINLKNINENGSAFYTIFSHLISQECLLLNDFPNVTVWDNLRVKYGNSIIPPFMQLDIIADETMYGSTSEKLIFPKKEYIINTVPANPKEKITDSFGYANLNIKFVPNFNSLITFDEISHIDIKNDLKRDIFIQL is encoded by the coding sequence ATGTTAAAAGTTAATTTAAAAAAAATTCTAAAAGAAAGAGGTATTACTTTATCTGAAGTTAGCGAAGGTACAGGTATTAGTTTAAGAGGGTTAAGTGCATTTCAAAATCAAAAAACAGATGGCGTAAAATACAATACCATAGATGCTATATGTGATTATTTAAATATTGAAGTAAGTGATTTAATAAAAAGATATGATAATATCTATAATTTAAGTTGTAATATTGATATAAGGGATTTTGATACAAAAACAAATGTAAAATATGGAGAAAAAGATAATATAAATGGAAAGTTAACTATATCGAACGAGATTGAAATGTATGTACTAAAATTTAGTTTTAAAATTTCTTTCGAATATTCAAATAGCGATTTTATTGACTTAGCTATATATTTATATGATTTAGAAAAACCTAAAAACTTACCAAAGCATCTAGAAGATTTTATTAATCTTAAAAATATTAATGAAAACGGGTCAGCCTTCTACACAATATTTTCTCATTTAATATCTCAAGAATGTTTATTATTAAACGATTTTCCAAACGTAACTGTATGGGATAATCTACGAGTAAAGTATGGAAATAGTATTATACCTCCATTTATGCAACTAGATATTATTGCTGATGAAACCATGTATGGTTCGACGTCAGAAAAACTGATATTTCCTAAAAAGGAGTACATAATAAATACAGTACCTGCTAATCCAAAAGAAAAAATTACCGATTCATTTGGTTATGCAAATTTAAATATTAAATTCGTACCTAATTTTAATTCTCTAATAACTTTTGATGAAATAAGTCATATAGATATTAAAAATGATTTAAAACGAGATATTTTTATTCAATTGTAA
- a CDS encoding DUF262 domain-containing protein has translation MNSIDELEKQIKSKSKDIYTDSYSMSVGEIASMYDDGEIILQPDYQRFFRWTNSQKTRFIESLFLGIPIPPIFIYQQEDGVWAVIDGLQRLSTILQFMGKLRDDHNQDHNVSELSLESTRFLPALKGKTFDGASGISSKLKLFFKRAKLDLKIIGHNNDPDTQYELFQRLNTGGTNLSYQEVRNAIILMEDREAFHKMELLSKNEDFINTLPLSQKQLDEKNNLEFIVRYFIYRFNIKKELDAKGNEDIKPYLTQEIINILRTEDIDWDYEEKIFSNVFKEINNALGENAFKKYNNESKKFQGPVMLKQYEAIVPGLINRVIFLRNEEQDIQFNNLSEKIIQLSLDENFINKKEQHRPIIRMKELLLYSISYFDGYY, from the coding sequence ATGAATTCAATTGATGAACTTGAAAAGCAAATAAAAAGTAAATCTAAAGATATTTATACAGATTCATATTCAATGTCAGTGGGTGAAATTGCAAGTATGTATGATGATGGAGAGATAATATTACAACCAGATTATCAAAGATTTTTTAGATGGACAAATTCACAAAAGACTCGTTTCATAGAGTCTCTATTTTTAGGCATTCCGATTCCTCCTATATTCATTTATCAACAAGAGGATGGGGTATGGGCAGTTATAGATGGTTTACAGCGATTGTCTACCATATTGCAATTCATGGGAAAGTTGAGAGATGATCATAATCAAGATCATAATGTTAGTGAATTATCATTAGAAAGTACTCGATTTTTACCAGCATTAAAAGGAAAGACTTTTGATGGTGCATCTGGTATAAGTTCCAAATTAAAATTATTCTTTAAAAGAGCAAAATTAGACTTGAAAATAATTGGCCATAATAATGATCCTGATACTCAATATGAATTGTTTCAAAGATTAAATACAGGAGGTACTAATCTTTCATATCAAGAAGTTCGAAATGCAATTATTTTAATGGAAGATAGAGAAGCGTTTCATAAAATGGAGTTATTGAGTAAAAATGAGGATTTCATTAACACATTACCATTGTCACAAAAGCAATTAGACGAAAAGAATAATTTAGAATTTATTGTCAGATACTTTATATATAGATTTAATATCAAAAAAGAGTTAGATGCAAAAGGAAATGAAGATATTAAGCCTTATCTAACACAAGAGATTATTAATATACTAAGAACTGAAGATATTGATTGGGATTATGAAGAGAAAATTTTTAGTAATGTTTTTAAAGAGATAAATAATGCTTTAGGTGAAAATGCATTTAAAAAATATAATAATGAAAGTAAGAAATTTCAAGGACCTGTAATGCTTAAACAATATGAAGCAATAGTACCTGGTTTGATCAATAGAGTGATCTTTTTAAGAAATGAGGAACAAGATATTCAATTTAACAATCTAAGTGAAAAAATAATACAATTATCTCTCGATGAGAATTTTATTAATAAGAAAGAGCAGCATCGTCCAATAATAAGAATGAAAGAATTGCTATTATATAGCATATCTTATTTTGATGGATATTATTAA
- a CDS encoding helix-turn-helix domain-containing protein, translating to MNNIQIPLTLGDETVKVLERLIGNMLVEATKNLDANGNVIKSYMNKKEAAEYLNVSYQTLKKFIDNGLPVVEVSGVNMIRRVDIDTFMEANKK from the coding sequence ATGAATAATATTCAAATTCCATTAACTTTAGGTGATGAAACTGTAAAAGTTTTAGAGCGTTTAATTGGAAATATGCTTGTAGAAGCTACTAAAAATTTAGATGCAAATGGAAACGTAATTAAAAGTTATATGAATAAAAAAGAAGCAGCAGAGTACTTAAATGTTAGCTATCAAACCCTTAAAAAATTTATTGATAATGGGTTACCTGTGGTTGAAGTGTCAGGAGTTAATATGATTAGAAGAGTTGATATTGATACGTTTATGGAAGCAAATAAAAAATAA
- a CDS encoding Eco57I restriction-modification methylase domain-containing protein produces MESGDLLKTTIDKIEKNRKKNIDRLLNKKKFSQYFTPVEIAKFMAELFDFKKGQKVNLLDPGAGIGMLSTVFCEVAFKQVDKIDVTAIEIDDTLNSIFEENLCLINEDRDLIFKVLNTDFIEWASTAINEQLSLFNLEEKRYSHIIMNPPYKKISSNSNYRKILKEIGADTVNLYSAFVGMSIKLLENEGQLVAILPRSFCNGPYYKSFRELILKETIIEHIHLFESRNEAFKDDGVLQENMIIKLKKSKEKKNIIVSLSSDATFSDYKENEFKFEDIVIPTDKEKFFHIPASNEKKIYELYPSINSSLGDLNLNISTGPIVGFRNKEFLREIPDENCVPLFYPMHIENNDISWIKETKKKANAIIWNDKTDRQLYPKGYYVIIRRFSPKESKMRINSAVVDPIRFEYNAYGFENGINVIHADKNGLSELLAIGLNGYISSTLFDAYFRTFNGHTQVNATDLRQMLFPSKDILMKIGEILKENRSINQEDLDKIIERSLHE; encoded by the coding sequence ATGGAATCAGGTGATTTGTTGAAAACAACTATAGACAAAATTGAAAAAAATCGTAAAAAAAATATTGATAGACTCCTAAATAAGAAGAAGTTTAGCCAATACTTTACTCCGGTAGAGATTGCAAAATTTATGGCTGAGTTATTTGATTTTAAAAAGGGACAAAAAGTAAATTTATTAGATCCTGGTGCAGGTATAGGCATGTTAAGTACTGTATTTTGTGAAGTAGCATTTAAGCAAGTTGATAAAATTGATGTAACTGCAATTGAGATTGATGATACTTTAAATTCAATATTTGAAGAGAATTTATGTTTAATTAATGAAGACAGAGATCTAATATTTAAAGTTTTAAATACTGACTTTATTGAATGGGCAAGTACAGCTATTAATGAACAATTGTCATTATTTAATCTAGAAGAGAAAAGATATAGTCATATTATAATGAATCCTCCTTATAAAAAAATTTCTAGTAACTCAAACTATCGAAAGATTCTTAAAGAAATTGGTGCTGATACTGTTAATTTATATAGTGCTTTTGTAGGCATGTCTATAAAGTTATTGGAAAATGAAGGTCAACTTGTAGCCATATTACCTAGAAGTTTTTGCAATGGACCTTATTATAAAAGTTTTAGAGAACTAATACTCAAAGAAACAATTATTGAACATATACATCTCTTTGAATCAAGAAATGAAGCGTTCAAAGATGACGGAGTTCTTCAAGAAAATATGATTATAAAATTGAAGAAAAGTAAAGAAAAGAAAAATATAATAGTTTCATTATCTTCAGATGCTACTTTTAGTGATTATAAAGAGAATGAATTTAAATTTGAAGATATAGTAATACCGACAGATAAAGAAAAGTTTTTTCATATTCCAGCTTCAAATGAAAAGAAAATATATGAATTATATCCTTCTATAAATAGCTCATTAGGTGATTTAAACCTTAATATTTCAACAGGACCAATAGTAGGATTTAGAAATAAAGAATTTCTCAGAGAAATACCAGATGAAAACTGTGTTCCGTTATTTTATCCTATGCATATTGAAAATAATGATATAAGTTGGATTAAAGAAACAAAGAAAAAAGCAAATGCAATCATATGGAATGATAAAACTGATAGACAACTTTATCCAAAGGGTTATTATGTGATAATTCGTCGATTCTCACCTAAAGAATCAAAAATGAGAATTAATTCTGCAGTAGTAGATCCAATAAGATTTGAATATAATGCTTATGGATTTGAAAATGGTATTAATGTTATACATGCTGATAAAAATGGGTTAAGTGAGCTTTTAGCTATAGGTTTAAATGGATATATTTCTTCAACTCTATTCGATGCTTATTTTAGAACATTTAATGGACATACCCAAGTAAATGCCACGGACTTAAGACAAATGCTTTTCCCAAGTAAAGATATTTTGATGAAAATTGGTGAAATATTAAAAGAAAATCGATCAATAAATCAAGAAGATTTAGATAAAATAATTGAAAGGAGCTTACATGAATAA
- a CDS encoding BlaI/MecI/CopY family transcriptional regulator, producing the protein MNKNHEIPASELTVMQVIWANKEGLSANQIIDYLSNDNQWSPKTIRTLINRLVDKNFLSKEKNSKVYIYKPLVKESSYKKNTTKSFINKLYDGALTNLVMNFAKQEKLTDDEIKKLKTLLEKLDN; encoded by the coding sequence ATGAATAAAAATCACGAGATTCCAGCAAGTGAATTGACCGTTATGCAAGTAATTTGGGCCAATAAAGAAGGTTTATCTGCTAATCAAATTATAGATTACTTAAGTAATGATAATCAATGGAGCCCTAAAACAATACGAACTTTAATTAATAGATTAGTAGATAAAAACTTTTTATCAAAAGAAAAAAATAGTAAAGTGTATATTTATAAACCCTTAGTTAAAGAAAGCTCTTATAAAAAAAATACTACTAAATCATTTATAAATAAATTATATGATGGTGCATTAACTAATCTCGTAATGAATTTTGCGAAACAAGAAAAACTGACAGATGATGAAATAAAAAAATTAAAAACTTTATTAGAAAAACTTGATAATTAA
- a CDS encoding M56 family metallopeptidase — MNYILISILLSGISFLLIKLYKFILNQLKIIDFSIFPWLIILISMFIPLINYNFSFFNNNSIDKTNSNTVASNELYTSYNHVKDLAISLSSTSDNWDVILNTIWIVGIFLFTCYYLFIVYKLINTIKYSKRSTQIIKNMSYEILISSHISVPFTIWLGKHYIVIPDDVLTKMTNEEIKMIITHEITHIKRNDIFKCYFFNIFKIIFWYNPFIHFSAKNFINDIETACDREVLHNATKSERKLYGLTLLKIGSKTKNDYALLTFSKPAKVLTKRIKLISNDTFKSIPIKIRILFLLVIISLITSIKSLFAYNDTISYYPEKKLNEMNYHTVDLKVHFKDFNGTFVMYNLKNDSMYIYNKELALERTSPDSTYKIIDSIIHLNNKTISTTNNTKKWDGVDTSINEWNKDHSLKTALQDSVNWYFESLDKNISKKKLLSYLNEVNYGNQDISGQNRPYWLESSLKISPIEQAMIMKNLQQNHGIFSKKYTNYIIKSLSNNDNKSWGKTGTAIINNHEIKGWYVGGFEKNNQQYVFATLVKKNNDANGKTAKIITEDIISSGKIK, encoded by the coding sequence ATGAATTATATTTTAATTAGCATTCTTCTCAGTGGAATTTCTTTTCTTTTGATAAAACTATATAAGTTCATTCTTAATCAATTAAAAATAATAGATTTTAGTATATTTCCCTGGTTAATTATATTAATAAGTATGTTTATTCCATTAATTAATTATAATTTTTCATTTTTCAATAATAATTCTATAGATAAAACGAATTCGAATACGGTTGCATCAAATGAATTATACACATCTTATAATCATGTGAAAGACCTTGCTATTTCATTATCATCGACTAGCGATAATTGGGATGTTATTTTGAATACTATTTGGATTGTGGGAATATTCCTTTTCACTTGTTATTATCTGTTTATAGTATACAAGCTTATTAACACAATAAAATACAGTAAAAGGTCAACTCAAATTATTAAAAATATGTCCTATGAAATTTTAATATCATCTCATATATCAGTTCCATTTACAATCTGGTTAGGTAAACATTATATTGTTATACCAGATGATGTGCTAACTAAAATGACAAATGAGGAAATTAAAATGATTATTACGCATGAAATAACACATATAAAAAGAAATGATATTTTTAAATGCTATTTTTTCAATATTTTTAAAATTATTTTTTGGTATAACCCCTTTATACATTTTTCTGCTAAAAACTTTATTAATGATATAGAAACTGCCTGTGATAGAGAAGTACTTCATAATGCTACTAAATCTGAAAGAAAATTATATGGATTAACGCTTTTAAAAATTGGTTCAAAAACTAAGAATGATTACGCTCTGTTAACATTCAGTAAACCTGCCAAAGTACTTACAAAAAGAATAAAATTAATTAGTAATGATACATTTAAATCTATCCCTATTAAAATAAGAATTTTATTTCTTTTGGTGATTATTTCCCTAATTACTTCTATTAAGTCTCTATTTGCATACAATGATACAATAAGTTATTATCCGGAAAAAAAACTTAACGAAATGAATTATCATACTGTAGATTTAAAAGTGCATTTTAAAGATTTTAATGGTACTTTTGTAATGTATAATTTAAAAAATGATAGTATGTATATTTATAATAAAGAGTTAGCATTAGAAAGAACTTCACCAGATTCAACTTATAAAATAATTGATAGTATTATACATCTAAATAATAAAACCATTTCTACGACCAATAATACAAAAAAATGGGATGGTGTTGATACGTCTATTAATGAATGGAATAAAGATCATTCATTAAAAACAGCATTACAAGATTCTGTGAATTGGTATTTTGAATCTCTAGATAAAAATATTTCTAAGAAGAAATTATTATCATATTTAAATGAAGTTAATTATGGAAATCAAGATATTTCTGGCCAAAACCGACCTTATTGGTTAGAATCCAGTTTGAAAATTTCACCTATTGAGCAAGCAATGATAATGAAAAACCTACAACAAAACCATGGTATTTTTTCAAAAAAATATACCAACTATATTATAAAAAGTCTTTCTAATAACGATAATAAATCTTGGGGAAAAACAGGTACTGCAATAATAAATAACCACGAAATTAAAGGATGGTATGTTGGTGGTTTTGAAAAAAACAATCAACAATATGTTTTTGCAACATTAGTTAAAAAGAATAATGATGCCAATGGCAAAACTGCAAAAATAATAACTGAAGATATAATAAGCAGTGGGAAAATTAAATAA
- a CDS encoding DUF7695 domain-containing protein, whose product MKKIIRSIARCKICNDIIESKHTHDYIMCKCGAIFLDGGKEYQRYGWWPEKVEGKSRDEIIDLSLSEYEEE is encoded by the coding sequence ATGAAAAAAATAATTAGAAGTATCGCCAGATGCAAAATTTGTAATGATATAATTGAATCAAAGCATACTCATGACTATATAATGTGTAAATGTGGTGCAATCTTTTTAGATGGTGGTAAAGAGTATCAAAGGTACGGATGGTGGCCAGAGAAAGTAGAAGGAAAAAGTAGAGATGAAATAATTGATTTAAGTTTGTCTGAATATGAAGAAGAATAA
- a CDS encoding virulence-associated E family protein has translation MFLNYSNIKYKEIKNNLFKDEKGKIQSNIYNLEKIFKEDTNLKGLFGVDERTEAIIYLKNPPWRINERSLEKVFDINKDISLINNYVNYNYNFKNKSLVKDFVFNEAIQNYIHPVRTYLENLIWDGTKRLETIFIDFIQAEDNEFVRSVSKKTLIGAVAKILKPGHPHDTTIIFSGKQGCGKSLILKKLAGNWFNDSLDSFKGDEAYIKMAKSWIIELSELTAYNNSGIERIKQVLTSTTDNYRDKYAGQSKGHIRDCIFFGTTNEETFLKDETGNRRFIPIKVGVNKKSKLSIHDLTQEIVDQIWAEAKEYFLDGETNHLSREEKLYLEEYQKQFQAIDELENEIARYLLIKIPANWDYLSIEEKREHIKNYDDKTHESKYFVYREKISAREIRDVLLKDERIENKALTSKINLRLKKLLKRDATEKIRYQKYYGQQRGFFINDEDIKLLEQDYCI, from the coding sequence ATGTTTCTTAATTATTCTAACATTAAATACAAAGAAATTAAAAATAATTTATTCAAAGATGAAAAGGGAAAAATACAATCGAATATTTATAACTTAGAAAAGATTTTTAAAGAAGATACAAATTTAAAGGGTCTATTTGGAGTTGATGAGAGAACTGAAGCAATTATTTACTTGAAAAATCCACCCTGGAGAATTAACGAACGATCATTAGAAAAAGTTTTTGATATTAATAAAGACATAAGTTTAATAAATAATTATGTAAATTATAACTATAATTTTAAAAATAAATCTCTAGTTAAAGACTTCGTATTTAATGAGGCTATCCAAAATTATATTCATCCAGTTAGAACATATCTAGAGAATTTAATATGGGATGGTACTAAAAGATTAGAGACAATTTTCATAGACTTCATTCAAGCAGAAGATAATGAGTTTGTTAGGTCAGTAAGTAAAAAGACTTTAATAGGTGCAGTTGCAAAAATTCTTAAACCTGGTCATCCGCATGATACAACGATAATTTTTTCAGGTAAACAAGGGTGTGGCAAATCTTTAATTTTAAAAAAATTAGCTGGAAATTGGTTTAATGATAGCTTGGATTCTTTCAAAGGTGATGAAGCTTACATCAAAATGGCAAAGTCATGGATTATTGAATTATCGGAGTTAACTGCATATAATAACTCAGGAATTGAAAGAATTAAACAAGTTCTTACCTCAACTACAGATAATTATCGCGACAAATATGCAGGACAAAGTAAAGGGCATATTAGAGATTGTATATTCTTCGGAACTACTAATGAGGAAACTTTTTTGAAGGATGAAACTGGGAACAGAAGATTTATTCCTATTAAAGTAGGTGTGAATAAAAAAAGTAAATTGAGTATACATGATTTAACACAAGAAATCGTTGATCAAATTTGGGCAGAAGCTAAAGAATATTTTTTGGACGGTGAAACGAATCATCTTTCTAGAGAAGAAAAATTGTATTTAGAAGAATATCAAAAACAATTTCAAGCAATTGATGAACTTGAAAATGAAATTGCAAGGTATTTGTTAATCAAGATTCCTGCAAATTGGGACTATCTTTCTATTGAAGAAAAGAGAGAACATATAAAAAATTATGATGACAAGACACATGAATCAAAGTATTTTGTTTATCGTGAAAAAATATCAGCAAGAGAAATTAGAGACGTATTATTGAAAGATGAGAGAATTGAGAATAAAGCTTTGACATCAAAAATAAATTTGAGGCTGAAGAAATTATTAAAACGAGATGCAACTGAGAAAATAAGATATCAAAAGTATTATGGACAGCAAAGAGGATTTTTTATAAATGACGAAGATATTAAATTATTAGAACAAGATTATTGTATTTAA
- the mecD gene encoding PBP2a family beta-lactam-resistant peptidoglycan transpeptidase MecD, translating to MKNIKVKILIVCSLCLISFFLYNLLKENEIDKIFSSIENRNVDEINENITFLSRNTFSKKQRYDRMNHIDNSLGIKKVNITDIKLLEEIVDTRKYSANMHYDSKFGKFTKKGYFEFEKNGESKRWELNWTPEVIIPGLTATNEVRVEELKSSRGEIVDRNGIPLAIDGEHYQVGIDPKNYNKKDSKQIAKLLNINESTLKNKLKQSWVKDGVFVPIKSYVELSDEIKNKIPEYGLSVNKIKGRTYPLKEASAHLLGYIGEINADELNDPKFKGYDSHSIVGKTGIEYMYDKELQNRDGLIVYITDDDGLTDSKEILVHKKPKNGKKIVLSIDSRVQNSIYNHLKDDNGSGTAMNPKTGELLALVSYPSFNPYDFMFGISNKKYQALLNDKKAPLLNKFQELTSPGSTQKLLTSIIGLNNGVINESKSYEINGKGWRKDGSWGGYKVTRFEVVNGRIDLEKAIAHSDNIFFARTTLEMGGKKFVRGMKDLGVGEETPSDYPVRTGQIANKINLERNLNNDILLADSGYGQGEILVNPIHILSIYSSLVNEGNMMAPKLNMEHKSKVWKKHITSQKNIDILTSSMRKVVTGTHKLDTERNYANFAGKTGTAELKMTQNEGLGTQIGWFVGYDQQNPNMMLAINVKNVEDKGMSSYNAQKFAQVMDDLYEHGARTYEPDSE from the coding sequence ATGAAGAATATAAAAGTTAAAATATTAATAGTTTGTAGCCTATGTCTTATATCATTTTTCTTATATAATTTATTGAAAGAAAATGAAATTGATAAAATATTTTCTTCAATTGAAAATCGAAATGTAGATGAAATAAATGAGAATATTACTTTTTTATCAAGAAATACTTTTAGTAAAAAACAAAGATACGATAGAATGAATCATATTGATAATTCTCTAGGCATAAAAAAAGTAAATATAACTGATATAAAGTTATTAGAAGAAATTGTAGACACTCGAAAATATAGTGCTAATATGCACTATGATTCTAAATTCGGTAAATTCACAAAAAAAGGTTATTTTGAGTTTGAAAAAAATGGTGAGAGTAAACGTTGGGAATTGAACTGGACACCAGAGGTTATAATTCCAGGACTTACAGCAACTAATGAAGTACGAGTAGAAGAATTGAAATCAAGTAGAGGTGAAATTGTAGATAGAAATGGAATTCCTTTAGCGATAGATGGTGAACATTATCAGGTAGGAATTGATCCTAAAAATTATAATAAGAAGGATAGTAAACAAATAGCTAAGTTATTAAATATAAATGAGAGTACTTTAAAGAACAAATTAAAACAATCATGGGTTAAAGATGGAGTATTTGTTCCAATCAAATCATATGTAGAATTAAGTGATGAAATTAAAAATAAAATACCTGAATACGGATTATCTGTGAATAAAATAAAAGGTAGAACTTACCCATTAAAAGAAGCAAGTGCTCATTTGTTAGGTTATATTGGTGAAATAAATGCAGATGAGCTTAATGATCCAAAATTTAAAGGATATGATTCTCATTCAATTGTTGGTAAAACTGGTATTGAATATATGTACGATAAAGAATTACAAAACAGAGATGGTTTAATAGTATATATTACTGATGATGATGGTTTAACAGATTCAAAAGAAATATTAGTTCATAAGAAACCTAAAAATGGAAAAAAGATAGTTTTATCGATAGATAGTAGAGTTCAAAATAGTATTTACAATCATTTAAAAGATGATAATGGATCTGGTACTGCTATGAATCCCAAAACAGGAGAATTATTAGCTTTAGTAAGCTATCCATCATTTAATCCTTATGATTTTATGTTTGGTATTTCAAATAAAAAATATCAGGCCTTATTAAATGATAAAAAGGCTCCGCTTTTAAATAAATTTCAAGAATTAACTTCTCCAGGTTCTACTCAAAAATTGCTAACTTCTATAATAGGTTTAAATAATGGGGTTATAAATGAAAGCAAAAGTTATGAAATAAATGGTAAAGGATGGAGAAAAGATGGGAGCTGGGGAGGATATAAAGTAACAAGATTTGAAGTTGTCAATGGACGAATTGATTTAGAGAAAGCTATAGCACATTCAGACAATATCTTTTTTGCTAGAACAACCCTAGAAATGGGTGGGAAAAAATTTGTAAGGGGAATGAAGGATTTAGGTGTAGGAGAGGAAACGCCTTCTGATTACCCTGTTCGGACTGGCCAAATAGCGAATAAAATTAATCTAGAAAGAAATTTGAATAATGATATATTGTTAGCAGACTCAGGTTATGGACAAGGTGAAATATTGGTGAATCCAATTCATATTTTATCTATATATAGTTCATTAGTAAATGAAGGGAATATGATGGCACCTAAATTAAATATGGAACATAAAAGCAAAGTATGGAAAAAACATATTACATCACAAAAAAATATTGATATATTAACAAGTAGTATGAGAAAAGTTGTTACAGGCACTCATAAATTAGATACCGAAAGAAATTATGCTAACTTTGCTGGAAAAACTGGTACAGCAGAATTAAAAATGACTCAGAATGAAGGATTAGGTACACAAATTGGATGGTTTGTGGGTTATGATCAACAAAATCCAAATATGATGTTAGCTATAAATGTTAAAAATGTTGAAGACAAAGGTATGTCTAGCTATAATGCACAAAAATTTGCGCAAGTAATGGATGATTTATATGAACATGGAGCTAGGACTTATGAACCAGACTCAGAATAA
- a CDS encoding BsuBI/PstI family type II restriction endonuclease produces MNNIEIRLTETKELLKSLGLPRQQQNDRTALCLLALIDLKPDEDWKQAKSRMIGITPIMEFCKEFYGREYKPNTRETFRRQSMHQFVSAGIALYNPDAPNRAVNSPKAVYQIEEETLILIQNYNTDNWIMLLEKYLSNRQTLVQEYAKEREQNKLSLLVDEESEYKFSSGEHSQLIKDVIVEFGPRFVPGGRLIYAGDTGSKTEFFDEKLLLELGVSVDLHGKMPDVIIYYPEKQWLILVEAVTSHGPVDGKRHKELQSLFKDSKVGIVYVTAFPDRKLMSKYFDDIAWETEVWVANAPSHLIHFNGVRFLGPY; encoded by the coding sequence ATGAATAATATTGAAATACGATTAACTGAGACTAAAGAATTATTAAAGAGCTTAGGTTTACCACGTCAACAACAGAATGATCGTACGGCACTATGCTTGTTAGCGTTAATTGATTTGAAACCTGATGAAGATTGGAAACAAGCAAAGTCAAGGATGATTGGTATAACACCAATAATGGAATTTTGTAAAGAGTTTTATGGTCGAGAATATAAACCTAATACTCGAGAGACTTTCAGAAGACAATCTATGCATCAATTCGTATCAGCAGGTATTGCACTTTATAATCCTGATGCACCAAATAGAGCAGTAAATAGTCCGAAAGCTGTATATCAGATTGAAGAAGAAACCTTGATACTAATTCAAAACTATAATACTGATAACTGGATTATGCTATTAGAAAAATACCTATCTAACAGACAAACGTTAGTACAAGAATACGCGAAAGAAAGAGAACAGAATAAACTATCTTTGCTAGTCGATGAAGAATCAGAGTATAAATTTAGTTCTGGAGAACACAGTCAATTAATTAAAGATGTGATTGTAGAATTTGGACCACGTTTTGTACCTGGGGGGAGATTAATTTATGCAGGAGACACTGGTTCAAAAACTGAATTTTTTGATGAAAAGCTATTATTAGAATTAGGGGTTAGTGTGGATTTGCATGGTAAAATGCCAGATGTAATTATCTATTATCCTGAGAAACAATGGCTTATATTAGTTGAAGCTGTAACTAGTCATGGACCTGTTGATGGCAAAAGACACAAAGAACTGCAAAGTTTATTTAAAGACTCTAAAGTGGGAATCGTATATGTGACTGCTTTTCCCGATAGAAAATTGATGTCTAAATACTTTGATGATATAGCTTGGGAAACAGAGGTATGGGTTGCTAATGCACCATCACATTTGATTCATTTTAATGGAGTAAGGTTTTTAGGGCCATATTAA